The Thunnus thynnus chromosome 1, fThuThy2.1, whole genome shotgun sequence nucleotide sequence aagagcgagtgtttgtgtattttcaaaGGTATTGTAATGTGTACAATTCAGACTTACAAATCATAAGCACGTTTTAATATCCGTCTCGTCACATCCAACACACATAATCCACATGTTTCTGAGAGACAATGGAAATGCCTCCTTGTGGTAGGGCTGGCAAAAATAAGGAGATAAAGACtgagacaaaaagaggaagacagagagaattTTCAACATATTAAGTTTTGATCAACCACACGCCCACGTTAAAGACAGATCCGTGCTGCAGTCCAAGAACCAGCTCACTGTTCCCACCAGCACAATATGTGTTTGAGTCTGGCTCACACTGCAAATTCTCAACTTGAGCTTACAGTAGTATGCCAGTTTCATCGTCCACAGCGGTGTCCTCGGTAAAGCAGAAACACTTTCAAAACAATGTTTAAACCAAAGGGGCAAAAAAAGTGTCCTGTAGCGGAAAAGAGAAGGATGTAAGTTGGAGGGAGGAAGGGTTAACATTGGGCTTTGATATCCTGAGGTGGATGATTACCAGGTGTCTGTGTTTCTAAAGATTCGGGATTACAGGTGGTGGACGGCCTGGGGGTAAGACACCGACTTCAACTGACGCTGGCTAGCTGGGTTCGCTTCACTAAGTCCATGCTTGGCGCAGAGTAGAAAGCAGCTCTGTCTGATTTTGAGGTAAAGAGCACAGTCTATAAACATTGCCAAAGCAAAAGTGAACACAAAGGGTAACCATCCCTTCCGCCTCCtcatcattctttttttaaattttttttttctttttgaggtAAAGAATATAGTCTTAAACTGGCTTCCTGgagaaatatttgtataaagCCTAGTATTTCTTCTCCTcatccatttatccattttTACTCCACTCACACTGTTGTAGTCAGGGCCTTgcaaaaaagtgaagaaaagagAATATATTTCCTTTGCTCTTTCTTGTTCTCTTATTCCTGGGTTTGGATTTTCCAAAAGGCGTCTTAGCAGCAGGGATATGATCAAGCcaacagaagcagaaaacaaCTTGGATATGGGTAACAGTGGGATTGAAAAAGAGTAagcataatttaaaataaatgagagCAGGTTTGTATCcaaaaaaacctgcaaaaatcctgaaaaacaaaataagaaaaaaaaaaagaaagcaaagaaaatcaAATCCCTGTTAGTGCTAAGACACCGTCTGAACACCGAGATTCTTTTTGTGGGAACGGTTGTTCAGGAGCACTCCTCCCCGATGCGCTGGCAAGAGCGGCCCACCTTGCGGTCGAGCTTGACCATCTTGAGGACGGCCTCCTGCCGACCACGGCCCAGGTGGTCAAACAGGCACTCATGTTGCTCCGGGAGCCGATGGAGCATGCAGAAGACGTAACCTAGAGGAGGGGTGGGGATGTGGGTGCAAGAGAGGGGGGAGTGGTTAATTTGCTAAGTTcaacaaatgcacaaatatTACTGGAAGACATGTTTTCAAACCATTACAATTTATACAAAAGTAAAAAGGAAAGACATAAGACCAGGGTGTGATTTGCCAGGGGGGGATGGTGGGGATTTCCCTTCCTCTGGTCTAAATATGCCTGCCTctgctgagttatttttatCCCCGGAGGGGACAAAAATGTATCCCCCTCatagtgaggggaaaaaaaaatctaaaggcTGCAACGTGACAACGTTTTATagtgcaaacaacaataaaatcagaaatggacttAACAACGAGATGACAACATAGATGACACCGCATCTAGGCTACATGATGCTACGTAAATGGACCTGCAGAGATGTGGGTAAAACTGGGGCGACACACGGTGGATGACCCCTTCACAAGAAACCATAAAAAGACTGGTCTGACAAGTAGGCATATAATGtagcctatttatttttatgatggcAGCACGCTGTGCTGTtgcatgttgtgattattttctattcaatattgaagtttgctgcacatagagctgaattaaacagtgacttGCAAGAACGACATTAAGTGTATTGTCACGTCTCACCGAGTTGCGCTAGCCACAGTACTGAAAGGAGCGTTGGGGgatttaattgttgtttttttgtatatgatcacatctcCTATGTGTCTAGATGAGGAAAGGACAATGCGTGAACTTGATATCACATTGCCTTTGAGTGAAAATTTTGTCCTACTTGATGAATTAAATTTTATAAAATGGATTAAAACATCCCCGCGAATGCAGTGATCCACTTCAAATTTCGTAATTGTTTCGTAATAAGTTCATAATTATcttataaatgttactgtaacagctgCAAGAAATAGCCTAATAGGCTTCATGGTTTCTACAAGCCTACGgtggttctgatttattttcaaaaacacccccccccctctgatttttacacaaattgCACCACGGataagactaaaaaaaaatatgcttatttCCTTGTGACAAAGGAAGATGAGTATTATATGTGGTGTAGTTAGAGATAGTTACAGATAGTGTGTGTTGTAATACCTTAAATACCTACCTACActaccttttgttttgttttttgttttgtttttttaccaaagAAAGCATTCTAGTTGATAGCTTCCTCTTTTGATTCCATTCAACAAAGCAAGACAACCAATATTTCTCATTGACTCTCTGTCTCTACTGTAGCACTCTCAACAAAAGGCCCTGCCACTGTAGGAGGCTCGTTAAGCTCAGAGAAGCTCGTTAGCTCTCATCGTCTTAAATTCTTTCATTAATACACATAATAACACTGCTGGCATTCAATGAGCAGTGATTAAAAGCCCAGTTTGACAGCTGGTTGCTATGCAATTAAAACCTATGCGATTGCAGTGCACACCAatgaagtggaagagaaaaaGTTGTGCAACATTGGAGCCTTTCAAAGGGACCAGCTGTTAGATATTTCCCCAAACCATGGGGCAACAGTGGAAATCAAACTACTTCCATTCGCTTAGTGTAATACAAGTACAAAAGACGTGTACTTATAGGGTATAGAGCCATTCAATATTTGCTATGTGCTGTACAGTAACACTCTACATCAGTGGTTTCCAGGTTGCTGGATTAATCAAAGGGGTCACGAGATGATAGGACAGAAtaggataaagaaaaaaattgtgatttttctttgtCAAGCTTTCTtctaatttttgttttatttcttgtggaTTACTGTGTTTTACTTCCTCAAGCTTCTAAAagctattcaaataaaacaaaataagtcctctttctagagctgcaaggttagtcgattaatcgattagttgttcgACAGAAGATTagtcagcaactattttgataattgaataatcgtttAATAATAGTCAttatttaagcaaaaatgaaaaaaataagctAGTTTCAGCttattgtgatgatgatgattaattgcttttctttgtccaACATGATGATGAACTTAgcatctttgagttttggactgttggtctgacaaaactagacatttttcacataaTGGATTGCAGCCATTATGTGATTATAATGTACTCTATGAGTGAATACATTATGTCAAATTAGCTCAACCTACAGTACAGCCAGATCAGTAGGCCAACAGCTAAGAGAGGTTCAGCTCAGATCGTCCAAATCCACTGGTTCCCCACTCCGATttagaacaaaacacaaaatacagccaTACAGGCAATTTTATTACAGGTTACTGGTTATGGAAAAGGTATAGGAGTGTTTCTCAAATCAAAGATTTTAGGACCACTGCTTGCaaagtaaaagacaaaataaagtaCTTCTGTTGAATCTCCACATCAGAGGAGGATACATACGCTTTAATTAGCTTTTTAAGTCTCAGTGCCTTTACTCTGTGTCATTCTAACACCTAGTAAGGCAAATATTAAAAGGCACTGTGTACCAGCAGCACTCTACTGAGTGTGACAACATTGGATCAGATACTCAGCTGGAGCTATCTTTTCTTCCCCATTTACAATCTGAAAAGCATTCATGTTTCCAACTCATTATCAGACCTTCTTGGCTTGTactgtgaaacattctgcaGAACCATTAGCAAAGTAATCTACAATTACTGCAATAGTCAGAAATCACTATAATTGCACCCATTCCCCTTCCATCTGtaaaaagtatgttttcataGTAAGCATTGGCCTATTAAGGATGGATGCCCCGTGCATTAAGTAGCGcatggtggagaaaaaaaaagtcaatttccACTTTAGAAATTACTGCGTGGGTTTAAGCGGATGGTCTTTAAGCAGTGAAGAGCTGTGACTTTTTAAGTACTTTAATATGTATGCAAACAAGTTGATTAGCAAGCCAAGTATTGGTTTAAACTGCATTAGTGTTCGTGGTAATTGGCTCATGTTTTATGTGCAACGTGAAACATTAAGGCTTTCTGTATTGGTCCCCTAAggctagcaaagcagtttggTCATCGACATTTCcgtcaacacacaaacacatgtgcagGTAGTAGATGTGCTCCACTGCACTGGATGTAAAATTAACAAAGCTTAAACAAGTTAACTAatatatattcatgtatttatgaGGCCAGTATTAGCTATTGCAAAAGCCATTTATTACctttgtgtttcactgttaaacTGAatccaaaaagagaaaaactataaaatgttaaatttggtGTCTGGTGACATGAATATTGTGTTAAAGAAGGTTTAAATTTTTCAATGTTTAACTCTGAGCATTAGTACTGGAGGGTAGATGAAAGACACATGATTGTGGTCTTTAATAGTAAGTGCCGCTGCTGCATGTGTAtcctcttttgtgtgtgtgtgtgtgtgtgtggtccatgTATCTATGTATGTCTGTTCAGGGGTTATAGTGTATATGTTTATGTGAACACAGTTGTATCTTCGTACCACAGCGACAGGAACCCAGCTCTTGCTGAACCAGCTCCAGTTTGGTTTGGCAGCGATGGCAACGTTTGCGACTCCGCTGTTTGGAGCCACTGCGAGACGAGGATGATGATGCGgacaaagatgatgatgacgactCCTCACCCTCTGGCAGCTCGCCCACTCTCGCTCGCTTGTCGGGAGAAACGTCACTTTCTGACTCCGAggctggagacacacacacacacaaacagaaagggaaaaaatgatttcacctctgagtttaacattttgtggtttttcacaaaaaagtaAGAAAGTGAATAGTAAAACCTTTAATAGCTCAACAGTGCGTACTAGacatctttatttcatttctattgGGCTCAAACCTGTCTGTACTACGCAATTACACATCTACATCCCATGTTTATACTATACTGTTCAACAAAAGGTATTTCTTTACTAAAAATGAGGTGATTAATGGCAATTTAAAATGTTCCTTTTCAGCAGACTGACCATTCTCACCTGAAGCAGACAATATAAGGTTGTAAGATCCAAAATGTGCATTACAAGTCTCGCATATTCAAGACTACTATTTATAAATAAGACCTGTAATGATGATATCAAGCAAAATAatacttttatattatttaatgatCATCATGTAGCAGAAATTGAAACAGTCAAATCAGTTATACAGAATTACAGCAGGCAAATAGACCTTCTGCTGCGGACAGATATAAAAACAAGTGAAGGTTAATCGACCTGctagaaatgcatttaaataattaatctaCCAATATTCTTGCAGCCAAAACTTCCCCACTTCTTATTACTTTCCTACCCACAAAATAATCCTAAAGGAATTCATCTAGCGTGTGTCCAGGACTGCAGCTTTTACCAGAATTTCAAGAGAAAACTTAATACCTCCGATAATAGGCTCCATAACAACTTCCATTTAATATATAAAGACATCACCTCTGATTTAGTGAGGTCTGTGAGTGGGAGAGAACTGATGATGGCaaactggaacaaaaaaaaacacctctttGTGTTAATAAAAGGCATTTTAGAGATGAATAGTTCCCCTACGTTAGATTACATTCAAGCCAACACCTGAGACAGGAAGAGCATGCACCTGTAGAGAGTTTCACTGGTCAGCTGGAATTTCAACTCAGCTTTTCTCATCAATCCTGCAGACTTTTTCCTGGCCCAGCCGAATGCAGATCAGCGCTCAATAAATCTCTGAGAACTAGGCCAAGCTGAGCAGCCAGATCCCCTTTGCTTGCCCCATCGATCCCTATACGtctgtgagtatgtgtgttaGCTGTACATGTGCAAGTGCatgttgaggaaaaaaaaaagactgcttCCTCATCACCTGCCTTTTGTTATCCTCATAAATCTCTGCTGCCAATTTAAACTGAAATACCAAATTTAAATGTGAGTCAACAACTCTCAAATTAgattttctataaaaaaaaaagacatctgaagCCAAGACATTTGCACTGCAAATTAATTTAGGCGTGTAACGGCTTGCTCAAAAGACCTAGTGTAGGTAGGCTTTACACTGAAATACAGAGGGACACATTTAGAGAAATTGTTTTCTCAGCCACACCTCAGTGTTtaaatgatgctgtgtgtgtgtgtgtgtgtgtgtgtgtgtgttatggcaTGGTGCTTACTTGATCCCACAGCATCAGACAAGGGATCAACATGTTCACTCACCATTTCTGAGCCTTGCCTACTCTGCTGTTGTCTTAAgtcatgtgtgagtgtgcaggtgtgtgactgcagccagctgtgtgtcacatacagtacatcagttAGATATCACCtaacagtgaaaacacaatgaaGGGACAGTTACACTAGAAGAGGTTTAGTGGTATTTTAGATGTCGACCTCATTTAACtcattttcaattaattctGACAGTAATGCTTCTGTTTACAGCAGCTGTTTCGATACTTAAAAGTACCActccactcagaaatgtgtttttcttgttccttcaaTTTTTCAGCTCAGTCgttcttcactgtgcagaacgaTGTATgcgcagagtttgacacttaaaggctgttttcacattcatctgctgaagggggaaagtgtCTTTGTGGTCACtgaaaattaaagttaaagGGGCCGtcctacaagcaggatttggcACATCACAGCTATTTTGGAAGCCGATCCTGGtgcaatatgcaacttacacaaatcaatgtggaaacatgaagccatccaaaacacaaacacggAGAATGAACACATCTTGTGTCTAgcagtctattttttttttttttacaaagatatttacatattcagagattctgaatttttaatcagggagaaggaggagatgtaataTTAAGAATTTCTAAGTAGGTAACTaaattttggtggaaaaacttTACCAGACATGaataattattcaaagcagaatatatttatatgtcttaaaatatgtctggaggggatctttaaggaaattttttaaactataaagCTCCCAGCAAACATAGGGAGAGATAGTTCAGAAGCTCATCATATCGCtatcacacatacagacacaagtAGAGCATCCTTCTgaaacacacatgtatgcataGCCAGCATTCACTCTAGTAACAACTTGATTGGCTTTACATTTGCACCCTCTTGCAGACATGCTCTAGTTTGTCCCCAATATCCTTCCATCTGCTGTTTCCCCTACAAGAACAATTAACCTGGCCAATTTGGATCAATCCTACATGGTTGGTGCTGCTGGGCCCGGTGGACATGACAAGCACATAGTGCAAAACCCAACGATGAACACTGTTGTGGTTCAGCTGAGGCATACCTGAGTCAAAAGAGCGTTTTGTGGGAGTGGAGAGTGAACTGAAGACTGTGTCTGTGCTGGATActtctgaaaaagagaaagacagtgaAGATGAGAAGGAAAATAGAAGAAAACACAGGAGGACAGAATGAGAAAACAGGATGAGAACACTGCAGTTCAAGTTATATTCTCCCTGATAGACCTCAAGACTTGAAGattttatttcaataataaaaatcacacaGGTGTACAACAGCAACCAAATAAAATGTCTCTTGgctatgatgaaaataaaaatagagcaataaataattcaacaatAAATATAGAGCAGACAACTGTAAACTGTgtaaaaagtccaaaaattCATTCACCCACTCTAACATAATcaagcacatacacactttgAAAATATAGAGGAAAATATGGAAGCCAAACAACTGTGTAAAAAATGGTAAACTGCAACTGACTGACAGATTGGGTCACGCATAAGGTAACCTTGTCTTGCATAGTTTATAATGGTAAACAGAGTTTATAATGGTAACAGCCTGAAGACAGAAGCTGTTGAGAAATCTTCTGGTGGTTGCTCAGATACTCCGGTAACGTTTTCCACACTATAGCTGGATGAAAAGACCATGACTTGGGTGTGTGTAATCCTTTATTATGctatgtgctttttttttttcttttcacagcgAATATAATAGATGTCTGTAAAGGGCAGATGGCAGCGTGTTCGCATGCCGACTGAAGCCAGCCAAGAGACGTCTTACTGTGggtggaaaataaaatatatacatcatCCACCTGATGTTTTAAAAGTTGCTTAAAAGTGTTTAATGTTAGGAATGCAATTGTACTCATTTCACTTTCTAAATATTTACAGTGCAACTCTGTTTATTATAACTCATATGTCATGCCCCCTTGACCTTTCCTGAGGTATTCAGgtggttttatttattcactgttaGTAATATTAATGTATGGTAATGCATATTAAATCCAGCTGGGAGTGCTGTGTTCAGACTATCAGGCAAAGGACTCGTCACAAgcccaaacaaacacatttcatgtaacaacaaaacatgtaaCAAGTTATATTTTAGCATCAGTCATAAAGAACAGTTGAGTTGATACATATTCAGTTGATACTTTTTTTTGCCAGTTTGTGAGTAAATTACAAGCTGGTTCCATGATGTGCTttgtataaaagaaaaaaaaatctgcactaATCATGTGATTGTGTAAATTACTAAAATAACTCCTGCTGTAACAGAGGCACCAGGGTAGTGTGGAAATTTTTTCACATGTTCCGCACATCCATTTGGTAGCCACTTTATTGTGTCCTGCATCGGCCTCCACAAATAACCTTGTCACTGTATAGCGATGACGGATGCCCTGGCAATTGCAGGTGTCCTCTTAAGACCTTCACTTCTGAATAGATACCCTTTCCTATCATTCCCTCTATCTGTGCCATGAGGACAAATATAGCCAGGACAGGggcactgcagctgctgcctcaGTTGGCAGAAACTAGTGGCAGTCCTTTACAGAAAGATGCCCTAGACTAAAAACTACAATACTCTGGTTTTGATCAGCACATTTAAGGCTTGTACATTCTAAATttgcagacatacagtacattacttCAATAGTTAGGACAAGTATCACAAACCAGACAGACCATATTACCATCACCTTTAAGTTCAATACTTCAAACATCTTCCCCTTTTAGAATGGGAGTGCTCCACACTCCATGAGTTCAAAGAAAAGGGGAGCAAAAATGTATCTTTCAATGAACTATGAACCAAGGAAGGAGCCAGTCATTCACTGATGTGAAATAATTAAGAGGGCCTCACCATTTGAGCTGAAAAGAAAACCCAATATAATTAATTTCTCAGCAATTTACAGCTGTCTTACCATCTTGAGCAGGTAGAGATGTCACTCCTGTCTCTCCTGGCAAAGGCTCTTCTGATGTGTTAGACATCGACATGAGGGACTGACTGATGCTGCTGTTTGATTCATTACAGAAGATGTCTGCTTGGCTGTTGCTGGAGCTTGAGGAGGCTTTTGGGGCACAATCATTGTCTGGCTGTTTCTTCTGTatgtctttgaaaaaaaaagtcaaatggtGAAACATTTTGGGCATCTGTGCGTACGTGTTTGACTGCACTTACAGGATCAAGCGGTTGTTAACTCGGTGTGGCATAGAGGGAACTCAGGTGCTCAAATTAACTGGATTTTACCTTAAGTGACTGTGGCACACTGACACCATTCTGCTCAAAACTTATGGAAATGGACATAATTTTCTATTCAAATTTCTGTCCCTGGTTGGAGAATGAACTATAGCCTAAATGAGAAGGGACCAAATATTCTGATGAGACTTACTGTTACTGACTTACTGGCTACACGTACTGAATCACCCTAAAACTTGAGAAATTTAGAGAAAGCTGTGTCCCATACCTCCAAAACTTCTTCCCCCAAGTCTTGAACCCACAAGTTTTCCCATAGTCAGATCCAAAAGGGGATTAAGTGAGAGGATTTGCATATAAATAGTGGAGATTGCCCATGTCCCCTGGTTGACAGTTTCTTTAGAGTACTGAATTAAGAAAGAAAATCTCTCACCTTATTGGTGAAAAGAGGCAGCAAAAATAGTAACTGCCTCATGGTTGCAAATACCAACAGAAATGTAAACTTCCAGTTGGACATAGCTATAGGATACAAATTATTTCCCagataattttaaaaatatagtttgaaATTTAGtataatttcttaaaattaTAACAATTTGTACAGTAACAGAGTTAGGGGTGACGGTAACACTTTACTCACTTTacccctcttttctttctcagaCTTCTTTTTCCACCCTCAGTCACTTCAAGGCCTGTCCAGGACAGCTACAGCAGCGGAGGCAGTCTCTCACCCCCCGACTCACAAAGGTCAATGTTAGACACAAGATCAGCAAACCAAACAAGCACACAGCAGAACAAGAACTTACCTGCAAAACATTTTGAGCACAGATTCATAGTTTTGCTCGACCTGGgaaaagagcagagaggaaagaaaacatattaataaaataaatcatgtgcTTGTATGAGGGTTCCCAAAAAAAAGGTGGAGAAGGATGCAAAAGTTTAATGAGCCGTTTGCTGGTGGACATCTACATGGCAAGAGTAACAACACATCTCCATGACCTCCAAGTCTCAGACTCTGACTTAATTTCTCATTTGGGATTCTGATATGAAGAAAAGTTCAAAATGCAGAGTGTGATCCAGACTACAGTTTTAAATTATTCAGTTAAATCAAAAGCTGCCATGCTATAAGACTTTTAAGGTCTGTATAGCAAAGACTGTATCAACTGAGatgtgattttttattttgatccCTTGCTTGATCTCTGTAAATCttgcagaacaaacagaaattcaaaatttttaaatggaaagaaaaatgactatttatacacaggatttatcaaaaataaaactgatcttttttttttaattttgaaccTGTATCATACAATTATTTTGttcacattcattcaaatgACTGCATaattttaaagggtcagtcACTCACACAAGCTGACTGTGTGCTAATTGCAAACCTACAGAGAGCTGTAATGTAATGGACTAGTGGCTGAGGAGGAAAGTCAAGCATCTCTACTAGATATTGTTCTCATGAGTTTGTTGACCAACCAGAGGTAAAAGCAGGTAATACTGAACTAATATTCATCATAtttcatgcagctttaaaactAACTAGATGCAGCACATCTgttgtttactgtctgtctgtagcaTGCAGTGACCATGGTACCATCAGTCACTGTCAATATATAATGGTCAAGGTCAATGGTCAATTGTCAAGGTCAATGTTGTCAACTCCAGCTAACAAACACTGCTCCTGGTGGAAGTAACCAGCTCATTACTGCAATCAAACAGTTGTTTTTCCAATCAAAAATGTGAAGACCCCTAGCCTGTATGTTGGCAACATACCTTCCCTGTCCAAATCAGGGATAAAGATCTTTGATCCAAAAAGCTGTTGTTATGGGGTTAATCAGTGAAGCCTTGCTGATTTCAGTGGCACACCTCTTTCAAAACAGATGGCTTTGGCTTTCCTCTCAGAGGgctcctctcatttcctctctagCCCTCGTCCTTACTGTCTGCGCACTGAGCGTGACGGTCGCCGCTATCAGTcatattctatttattttggGCGTTCAGTGTACACCTTTGTCCCCATTTCTAAATGTAGGGTCAGCTGCAGTCAAGCTGAGGGCTGTCTGTCAGTCCGCTGGTGCATTGTCTTGAgtataaaagaaaaaggaggaagcaGGAAGTAAGGATAGAAGACAAACCTCATCATGAGACACGGGCAGGGAGGAAGCCAATACagagtaaacaacaacaatttattTCCCGTTGCCAACCTTACAAATCAGAGGTAATCAAATCACAGAGTAATTAAGGAAACTAAAAGGGGTGAGAAAAAACATGCAGGAAAGAAATGACTGCATGCTTGTTAAGCTGAGTGAAGTTTGAGCAGAGTGCACACAATCAGTCAATTTCATAGTTGGCCCACTGCTGCTACTAATGAGAATATCTGATTGGAAGAGACAGGAAGATGGGCTCTGTCACCTTGGTGATTCAGTTTGAGTGACACAAAGGAGTGAAGGCTTGAACGGTTGATACACATTTTGAGGAAAATATAAATGCTACTGACATGAGcagtaaaatggaaaaataac carries:
- the LOC137185169 gene encoding AN1-type zinc finger protein 3-like — translated: MGDTGSEGSKPPSNVNVIPPRCPCGFWGSSKTMNLCSKCFADIQKKQPDNDCAPKASSSSSNSQADIFCNESNSSISQSLMSMSNTSEEPLPGETGVTSLPAQDEVSSTDTVFSSLSTPTKRSFDSASESESDVSPDKRARVGELPEGEESSSSSLSASSSSSRSGSKQRSRKRCHRCQTKLELVQQELGSCRCGYVFCMLHRLPEQHECLFDHLGRGRQEAVLKMVKLDRKVGRSCQRIGEECS